The genomic segment TCAAACTTATTACCCCCCCTCAGCAATACCACATATCTTTTCTATTCCCTCTTTTGCTATTAATATTGCAATTTTTCTTGAACTCGTTTATATTAGTATTCGATAATTAGCCACAGAAAATATCATCCATGTTATATTTTCTGTGGTCAATTTACGGTTTTATAAAAATCAAACTTTACAATTTTCTCGTGAATAAAAAAACAGACTATTAAAATAGCCTGTTTTTTTATTCAAAATTACTTAACTCTTCTTGCAGTAAGGTAATCTCCTCGTGTCAATTCTGATATTTTAATCACATCTCCCGTACGAGGTGCATGAATATATGAGTTATTTCCTACATACATTCCCACATGATGTGGATCTGACGCTGAACCAAAGAAAATCAAATCTCCTGGTTGCAAAGCTTCTCTAGATACATATGATCCTTCATTTATCTGTGTATATGTAGTTCGGCTTAATGAAACTCCGAAATGGTTATATATATGTTGCATAAACCCAGAACAATCAAAATATTCAGGACCAGCAGCACCCCAAACATATGGTGTTCCTAAATAATTACTTGCATAAGCAACTATCGCATTAGAGCTAAGTGACGCTGACGCTGATCCTGATCCTCTAGATGGAGTAACATTAGATTGAGCAGTCTTAGCTGCATTATCTCTTATTTGTTGTATTTGCTTCATAGTAGCATCTACGGTAGCTTGTCCATCACTAATCTTGCCAGCATATAATTGTTTTTTCTTTTCAGCTTCCTTGATTAATGCATCTTGTTCTTGCTTCTTTTCTTTAAGCTTGCCTATCTTATTTTCATTATCAGTTTTCAACACTAATAACTTAGTTTTTTCAGCTTCAAGCACAACCTTTTTATTTTCAATTTTACTCTTTTCAGCTGTTAATTGTCCAATAATTTTATTATCATATTCCACAATTTTTTTAATGTTGTCAACCCTTGAAATAAGATCTTCTACTCCCTCTGAATCCAATAAGACTTCCAAATAGCTATCCGCACCATTCATATACATGCTTCGCATTCTCTTATTAAATAAGTCCTCTTCTTCTTTAATATTAGCCTCTGCAACTTGTATATCCTTTGTTGTTTTTTCTATTTGCTTCTGGGTCTCACCTATTTTATCTTTTGTTTTATCCACTTCTATGCCCATTTTTCCTATGCTCGAATCCAATTTTTCAATTGAAATTTCTATATCCGCAACATTATCTTGTATTTTCTTGTACTCGTTTTTTTGCTCCTCAAGCCGGCCCTTTTGATTACTAAGCTTATCCGATAATGGATCTGCCAATACCTGTATATTTATTGTAGCAGCCAGTCCAATTGTTACTATAAGCGATATTATTTTTTTTCGCAACTTAATCCCCCCATATCAAAAAATATATATATATATGTACTTTTATAATTTATTCACTCTTAAAACGACATTTTTATTATAACACTATTTTGCGCAAGTATTCATTGGGAACATAGGTTAAATTTCCAATGAATGCTTGTATACTTCTGATTTAGGCATATTTCTATCTTTTGCAACTTTTTTCATTGCATCTTTTTTATTTATTCCCTCATCCATATGTTTTTGTATATGTTCTTCTATAGTTAGTAAATCCCATTTAGCTCTTTCATCTTTGTCTATATCTTCCTTACTCTTACCTTCAACTACTAATACATATTCTCCTCTTGGGGCGTTTTGTTTATAATATTCCACAGCTTCTTCTAAACTCAACCTAATTATCTCTTCATATAATTTTGTAAGTTCCCTGCACATTGATATTTTTCTGTTTCCAATACTTTCATATAAAAATTCTAAAGTTTTTAAGAGTCTGTGAGGAGCCTCATAGAAAATTAAAGTTTCACTCCTATTTATTAAATCATCAATGATAGGCTTTCTATCTTTATTTTCCCTAGGTAAAAATCCTCTAAATATGAATTTTGTAGTATCAAGTCCTGAATATACAAGTGCAGTAGTAATTGCAGTGGCACCAGGAAGCACTACGAATTCTATGTTCTGTTCTATACACTTTAAAACTATTACGCTTCCCGGATCTGATATTCCCGGCGATCCCGCGTCGCTAATTATAGCTATATTTTTACCTTCTTTTATCTGCTCAATTATATTTTGACTTTTTCCTTGTTCATTATGTTGATGATAGCTTATAAGTGGCTTTTTTATATTAAAATGATTTAGTAATTTTAAGCTTTGCCTCGTATCTTCTGCCGCTATTATATCTACATTTTGTAACACTTCTAATGCTCTGAGCGTTATATCCTTTAAATTGCCTATAGGGGTTGGAACTAAGTATAATTTTCCTGACATTCTTATCACCCTTTACTTTAATATTTGCATTAATTGGCTCTACCTTTAAATTATTTAATATTCTATTGTATTTGAATTATACATATCAGCAATTTCCTGAGTATACCCACCATCCTCAGTGTGAACATAAAGAGGGGGCTCCCATTTTAAAAAGGTTCCTCCATCTCTTTGTCCCTCGATGAGTACAATGTTAGGCGCCTTATTTACACTAGGATGCACCATTCTTATACGTTTAGGCTCAATTCTATGTTTTCTCATAGCGCATAAAATATCAACTAATCTATCAGGCCTATGTACCATATACATCCGTCCATTATCCTTCAACAAAGCTCTACATGCAATAATTACATCTTCTAATGTGCAACAAATCTCATGTCTTGCTATAGCATTCTTATCATCTAAACTTATTAATCCTGAATTTTGAAGTTTATAAGGTGGATTAACTGTAACAATTTCTGCCTTGGGAATGCTTTTAATGAGTTCTATATCCTTTAAGTCTCCACTTATAAATTTAATTTTATGTTCTAAATTATTATATCGTGCAGATCGATTCGCCATATCAACAAATTCCTTTTGAATTTCCACACCAATTAGATTACTTGCATATGTTTTACCTGCTAATATGAAAGGAATTATTCCTGTACCAGTACATAAATCAACAACTTTAGCATTTCTTCTTATTTTAGCAAAATTAGCAAGTAATACTGCATCCACCCCAAACCGGAAAGCATGTTTTTTTTGAATAACATGAATTCCCTTTAAATTAAGATCATCTAAAGTTTCATCATCTCCTAAAAACCCCATTATGTATCTCCTTTCTATGAAATCTATATTTACTTTATACATAACAACAACAGAAGTATACCTCAATTTTTGTTGCTAAATCAAGAGAATACAGATTATAAAATAATAAATATATTTTATTTTATTTATCACCAATCTAATTTATTATAAAACTACTATTAGTAACCATTGTTGAATATACATTAATTATATAATAATCGATTATAATGAGGTTAAAAATGCAATTAATATTATATCCTTTTAAAAATATAGTTTTCAATAAGAATTCTGTTTTATTAGATGCCTCCTTCTTGCTCAGCTTAATATATGATGATGATATTAAGCATAGTGATTGTTTATCATGCTTAAAGCAACTTTCTGAAGGAAGTTGTGAGTTTTACACTACCAGTATCATCTCTGCAGAAGTTTTAAATAAAATACTTTATAAATTGTTCATTAGTGACATCCAATGTAAAATAAGCAATAATAGACCCTATAACTCAGCCGTCAACATTAGATCTATAGCAAATAGCTTTAGCCGTCATGATACAAAAATATTAAAGGAAAAGAAAAAAGACAGACTTATTCATATTCCATATAAAAGGTATTTTGATAATATTTCTAAAAATTCTATGAAAAGAGATTTATTGAATATCTATTACAATAAGTCCGTAGAAATAATTTCAGAACTAGAAAAAATTATAAATATAAAATATCTTAACATTCCTGAAGAGTGTATATCTCTAGTTAAAAAATTCATGTGTGAAAACCTATTATCTGTAAATGATGCTTTCCACATAGCTACTGCGGAGTACAATAATATAGACTTTTTACTAACTTTGGATGGTGACTTTATTTTTGCTGAAAGTAGTAAAATGCAAATACTTAGGATTTAACAAACTAATATTTGTTTCAACTTTACAGTCGTTAATTCATTTTTTTCGAAGCTGTGTAACTCCACAGGAGATGATTTAATGCATCAATTACTTGCACTATAAATAAAGAAGTGTATTTTGAGAGACTCAAAATTACACTTCTTTTTTATAGCTATTATTTTGGAATATTAATAATTGTGCCTTCTTTTATAGCATCCTCATTTGTAATTTTATTTGTTTCTTTTAACATTTCTATCGCTTTTTTCACATTATATGAAGTCATATTATTTTTGGCGATTGAAGTTAATGTATCTTTGCTTTTAACAGTGTAGTCACCAGTTTTAGATTTTTTAACTACAGCTGTTTTAGCTGTTTTAGCTGTTTTATCTGTTTTAGCTTTTTCAACTACAGCAGTTGAATCTTTAATTGCTTTTTCATAAGGAATTACTATTTTCTGACCCGCTGCAATTTTGTAAGATTCATTTATACCATTCCTACTTTTAATAAATTCAACCATTTTGCTTTTGTCCTGACTAGGTGTATACGTTTTTACTATACTAAACACTGTGTCATTTTCTTTAACAGTATACATTCCAACGTTAGTTTTGTCATTTATATAAGCAGCATCCATTTCATTAGTGCTTTCCCCTTGAGTATTTTTATTTGTTACCGTCTCATTATTATCTGTAGGTATTATTTTATTGCTTTGCACTATACTATCATCTTGTAATTTTACATTAGCAACATTTTCTCTTCCTCCAATGAACTTCATAGAAAAAAACACTCCTAACATTACTACAGCAATCGTAGATATACTAATTATTCCTTTTTTCATACTCATATTTAAAACCCCTTTCATATTTATTAGTCAATGATTTACATTTAAATTATTGACTTAATTTAAAATTCTCATACCTCCAAATTATTTTATTGTTGTTTAAAACTAATTTATATTTTTGCAAAAATTATCAGTATATTTTAAATGTATTTCAACAGAAAAATAGGCTGTTAACCTTTGAATGTAAGTTAACAGCCTCTATATCCCAATATATTACTTTTTGTTAAATACTATTTTTTTTCTATTTGCATCTTAACTTCTTCACCCGTCATTCCAGTTGCATTAATAATTGAAGTTTTTGATATAGTATTCTCTATACCCATAATATCTTGATTCTCGCCCGTGACAATAACAGCATCATATTTATTAAAAAAATTACCTGCATTTTTTTTTCTATTATCAAACTCTTTGACTGTATATCCCTCGTCACTCAAGTAATCCTTAATTGGGTTTAATCCCTTTTGCACTGCTAATTTTTTCATATTTTAAGCCTCCCTTCAAAATTATTATCTCCAATTCTAAAATGCGTATTCATATGAATCCATTTATACTTTACTTTTTAACATAGCAAAAAACAAAGAAAAGAAACCAGAGAAAGTTTCTCTGATTTCTTTATATAACTGTATACCCGACTACCTCAATTGCCTCAATTAAATTATCCAATGAAACAAAATAATCATCATATATTATTTCTATTTCTTTGCTTACACTATTTATTTGGCAAGCAACTACCCCTTGATTATTAGATATTGCTACATTAATGTTACTAATATCCTCCGAAGTATTCATATTGTATACTTTTATAACCGACTTCATCTTCCCCCCCCCTAGTTATCTTTAAATAGTTCTTTTACAACATATGAATCTTCCTCATTTCCATCTAACTCCAATTTAATATTCTCCACGATAACAGAATCTTCATATCTTCCAGAAATTAATGTTAAGTCTTCGATTTTAACCTCTACTATTTCTTCATCGCTCCCATTAAGTTTTATCTTAATTTTCACAGTTTCTTTTACAACACTATTCCCAATAACTTCTGCTCTACCATAAGGTGTGTCTACTATGGATCCTAAAGTAGGTAAAGTTTTTCTTATTCTTTCATATGTGTCCTGCTCATAGTTTAAACAGCACATAAGTCTACCACAAATACCTGAAATTTTTGTAGGATTTAATGATAAATTTTGCTCTTTAGCCATTTTTATAGACACTGGTGCAAATTCGCCCAAAAAAGTTGAACAACACATAGGTCTACCACACGGTCCAAGCCCACCTATCATTTTTGCTTCATCCCTAACTCCTATTTGTCTAAGTTCTATTCTGGTTCTAAATACCGCCGCTAAGTCCTTTACTAATTCACGAAAATCCACTCTTCCATCTGCTGTAAAGTAAAATATAACTTTATTATTATCAAAAGTATACTCTACATCTATGAGTTTCATATCTAGTTCATGTTTATGTATCTTATCTAAGCATACTTCATAGGCTTCCTTTTCTTTTCTTTTATTTTCTAAGTCTTTTTCTGCATCTCCATCTGTAGCCTTTCTGATAACGCATTTAAGGGGAGATACTATATCATCTTCTCGTATTTCCTTTATGCCAATAACACATTCTCCGAATTCTATCCCTCTTACGGTTTCAACAATAACCTTATTTTCCTTTTGAATATCTATACCATTTGGACTAAAATAATATATTTTACCAGCTTTTTTAAATCGTACTCCTATTACTGTAACCATGTTAAATCATCTCCTTCGCAGCTGCATATTAACGACTTCAGAAGGGGATTTAACTACCACTGAAGTTTTATTTTTGCTAAGGTAGGTAACTCCCACTTATATAAGTGGGAACCTTACCTTCTGAAATGTCGTTAAACCTCCTGCATTTTAAATAGCATTACTTCAAACGTCAACCCCGGGTTAACGTTCCTAACTAAATTCTCCCTAGTATCATTTATTATGCTTATAATACCATTTAATTTAATAAATGAAAATATATTAGCCAATTCTTTTATACTTAATAACTTATCTATGTTAAGAATTAAATCTTCTTCTTCAATTTCTTTATATATTATGGTATCCCTAATATACGAAAGAAATGCAGTTAATATTTCTTCAAAATTTTCCTTTTGATTAGATAATTTTTTTTCATATTTAATTAGCTCTTCAGTTCCAACTTTATTAAGATTAAGCAATATTTCCAAGGTAATATTTCTAATATCCTTGAAATTATTATCTTGAATAAACTTTTCAGCTTTTCCTGGTATTCCATCACTAAAAGCTATAACAACCCTTATCTCCTCTAAAGATAAATCATAATAATTTATTTTTAAAAACTCTTTCATCTCATCTACGTTTAAATTCTTTAGTTTATGTATTTGGCATCTTGATTTTATTGTGTCCAATATAACTTCAAGATTTTCACATAATAAAAGTATAATCACGTTTTTAGGTGGCTCTTCGATTGTTTTTAAAAAAGCATTTTGAGCTTGCACCGTCATTTTATGGGCATTGTAAATAATAATAACTTTCCTATCACCTTCATAAGGTTTTTTGTTAATTTCTTCAATTAAAGCTCTTATAGAGTTAACCCCTATGGTACTTTTGTTTTTTTCTATTCTCCATTCTACCAAATCAACATATTGTCTATCTTGATTTTTTCCTAAAACCTTTAACCCTATATTCTTAGCTACTATACTTTTGCCTATTCCATCCTCTCCAACTAAAAGGTGAGCATGTGATAACCTATCCGATTCTATAGATTTACTTATTTGATTTTTTATACTATTATGACCTATTATGCTCTCAAAATTCATTTTGATCCTCCATACATAGAAGCAAGTATAGATTTATATATACTTGCTTCTAATTAGTTATACCTTTATGTACTTGTCTACGTCAACTACAAATACATTTGCTCCACCTACCTCCACTTCAATAGGAAATGGCATATATACTCCAGTAGAACCAGCTACAGGTGAAGGTGATGATATTATTTGCTTTCTTTCCTTACATACTTCCTCGATAATGGCTAAAACTTCATCTACCTTTTCTTTATCAACACCCATTAGTAATGTTGTATTGCCTGATTTCAAAAACCCTCCGGTTGTAGCTAATTTTGTAACCCTAAAACCCTTGTCTGTTATTTCCTTAATTAAATCATTTGCATCATCATCTTGTACTATTGCAATAACTAATTTCATTTAACCCCACCCTTTTTATAATTTTATTTTTTTTATTCTGTTTATTATATCTTTATGTATTTCATCTACATTCCTATTACCATCTATTACTTCTATTTTACCATATTTCCTACAAATTTCTAAGTAACCTTCAAAAACTTTTTTATGAAATTCATTCCCGCCA from the Clostridium sp. CM027 genome contains:
- a CDS encoding NlpC/P60 family protein; translated protein: MRKKIISLIVTIGLAATINIQVLADPLSDKLSNQKGRLEEQKNEYKKIQDNVADIEISIEKLDSSIGKMGIEVDKTKDKIGETQKQIEKTTKDIQVAEANIKEEEDLFNKRMRSMYMNGADSYLEVLLDSEGVEDLISRVDNIKKIVEYDNKIIGQLTAEKSKIENKKVVLEAEKTKLLVLKTDNENKIGKLKEKKQEQDALIKEAEKKKQLYAGKISDGQATVDATMKQIQQIRDNAAKTAQSNVTPSRGSGSASASLSSNAIVAYASNYLGTPYVWGAAGPEYFDCSGFMQHIYNHFGVSLSRTTYTQINEGSYVSREALQPGDLIFFGSASDPHHVGMYVGNNSYIHAPRTGDVIKISELTRGDYLTARRVK
- the rsmI gene encoding 16S rRNA (cytidine(1402)-2'-O)-methyltransferase — translated: MSGKLYLVPTPIGNLKDITLRALEVLQNVDIIAAEDTRQSLKLLNHFNIKKPLISYHQHNEQGKSQNIIEQIKEGKNIAIISDAGSPGISDPGSVIVLKCIEQNIEFVVLPGATAITTALVYSGLDTTKFIFRGFLPRENKDRKPIIDDLINRSETLIFYEAPHRLLKTLEFLYESIGNRKISMCRELTKLYEEIIRLSLEEAVEYYKQNAPRGEYVLVVEGKSKEDIDKDERAKWDLLTIEEHIQKHMDEGINKKDAMKKVAKDRNMPKSEVYKHSLEI
- a CDS encoding tRNA1(Val) (adenine(37)-N6)-methyltransferase, whose product is MGFLGDDETLDDLNLKGIHVIQKKHAFRFGVDAVLLANFAKIRRNAKVVDLCTGTGIIPFILAGKTYASNLIGVEIQKEFVDMANRSARYNNLEHKIKFISGDLKDIELIKSIPKAEIVTVNPPYKLQNSGLISLDDKNAIARHEICCTLEDVIIACRALLKDNGRMYMVHRPDRLVDILCAMRKHRIEPKRIRMVHPSVNKAPNIVLIEGQRDGGTFLKWEPPLYVHTEDGGYTQEIADMYNSNTIEY
- a CDS encoding PIN domain-containing protein codes for the protein MQLILYPFKNIVFNKNSVLLDASFLLSLIYDDDIKHSDCLSCLKQLSEGSCEFYTTSIISAEVLNKILYKLFISDIQCKISNNRPYNSAVNIRSIANSFSRHDTKILKEKKKDRLIHIPYKRYFDNISKNSMKRDLLNIYYNKSVEIISELEKIINIKYLNIPEECISLVKKFMCENLLSVNDAFHIATAEYNNIDFLLTLDGDFIFAESSKMQILRI
- a CDS encoding LysM peptidoglycan-binding domain-containing protein, coding for MSMKKGIISISTIAVVMLGVFFSMKFIGGRENVANVKLQDDSIVQSNKIIPTDNNETVTNKNTQGESTNEMDAAYINDKTNVGMYTVKENDTVFSIVKTYTPSQDKSKMVEFIKSRNGINESYKIAAGQKIVIPYEKAIKDSTAVVEKAKTDKTAKTAKTAVVKKSKTGDYTVKSKDTLTSIAKNNMTSYNVKKAIEMLKETNKITNEDAIKEGTIINIPK
- a CDS encoding YkuS family protein; its protein translation is MKKLAVQKGLNPIKDYLSDEGYTVKEFDNRKKNAGNFFNKYDAVIVTGENQDIMGIENTISKTSIINATGMTGEEVKMQIEKK
- a CDS encoding heavy-metal-associated domain-containing protein; translation: MKSVIKVYNMNTSEDISNINVAISNNQGVVACQINSVSKEIEIIYDDYFVSLDNLIEAIEVVGYTVI
- a CDS encoding stage 0 sporulation family protein, producing the protein MVTVIGVRFKKAGKIYYFSPNGIDIQKENKVIVETVRGIEFGECVIGIKEIREDDIVSPLKCVIRKATDGDAEKDLENKRKEKEAYEVCLDKIHKHELDMKLIDVEYTFDNNKVIFYFTADGRVDFRELVKDLAAVFRTRIELRQIGVRDEAKMIGGLGPCGRPMCCSTFLGEFAPVSIKMAKEQNLSLNPTKISGICGRLMCCLNYEQDTYERIRKTLPTLGSIVDTPYGRAEVIGNSVVKETVKIKIKLNGSDEEIVEVKIEDLTLISGRYEDSVIVENIKLELDGNEEDSYVVKELFKDN
- a CDS encoding DNA polymerase III subunit delta' — its product is MNFESIIGHNSIKNQISKSIESDRLSHAHLLVGEDGIGKSIVAKNIGLKVLGKNQDRQYVDLVEWRIEKNKSTIGVNSIRALIEEINKKPYEGDRKVIIIYNAHKMTVQAQNAFLKTIEEPPKNVIILLLCENLEVILDTIKSRCQIHKLKNLNVDEMKEFLKINYYDLSLEEIRVVIAFSDGIPGKAEKFIQDNNFKDIRNITLEILLNLNKVGTEELIKYEKKLSNQKENFEEILTAFLSYIRDTIIYKEIEEEDLILNIDKLLSIKELANIFSFIKLNGIISIINDTRENLVRNVNPGLTFEVMLFKMQEV
- a CDS encoding cyclic-di-AMP receptor — encoded protein: MKLVIAIVQDDDANDLIKEITDKGFRVTKLATTGGFLKSGNTTLLMGVDKEKVDEVLAIIEEVCKERKQIISSPSPVAGSTGVYMPFPIEVEVGGANVFVVDVDKYIKV